Genomic DNA from Caloranaerobacter ferrireducens:
ATATTAGAAGGTTTAGATTGTGCAAGTTGTGCAGCTAAAATAGAAACAAAAGTAAATGAATTAGCTGATGTTAAGATAGCTAATCTAAATTTTGTTACTAAAACTTTAACTATTGAATTATTTGATGAAAATAAAATAGAATCGGTTATTTTAGAAACTAAGGATATTGTAAAAAAATTTGAACCTCATGTAATTGTTAAAGAAAAAATTATAGAAAAAGTATCAAAAAAGGTATTAGTATTAATGGGGCTTATGTGTGCTAGCTGTTCAGCTAAAATTGAATCAAAAGTAAAACAAATAAAGGGAGTAAAAAATGCTTATATAGATTTTACCGCTGGAAAATTAATTATTGAGGCTAATAAAAAAGATTTAAATAGAATAACGAAAGAAGCAGTAGAAATAATAAAGAAAATAGAACCAGAAGTAGATGTAATTGATGAAAGTAAAAACAATAAAAAACATAAAGGACATTCTCATGAACATGGACATAGTCACTCTCATGGAGAAGGAGATAATAAAAAAGAGCTTATAAGATTATTAATAGGAGCAGCATTTTTTGGTATTGCTATAATTTTTAAATTTTCATTTTGGGTTGAGTTTATACTATTTCTTATGAGTTATATATTAATAGGAGGAGAAATATTATTAAGAGCAGGTAAAAATATATTAAGAGGTCAAGTATTTGATGAAAACTTTTTAATGGCTGTAGCAACAATAGGAGCTTTTGCAATAGGAGAGTTTCCAGAAGGTGTAGCAGTTATGCTGTTTTATCAAGTTGGAGAATTTATGCAAGATATAGCTGTTAATCGTTCTAGAAAATCTATTGCAGAGCTTATGGATATAAGACCAGACTATGCAAATCTTAAAGTTGGAGAAGATATAAAGAAAGTATCGCCAGATGAAGTTAATATTGGGGATATAATTGTGGTAAAACCTGGTGAAAGAGTTCCACTAGATGGAATAGTTGTGGAAGGTAAATCTATGGTAGATACATCTGCACTAACAGGTGAATCTATGCCAAGAGAGGTTAACGTTGGAGATGAAATATTAGGTGGATTCATTAATAAGAATGGTCTTTTATCTATTAAAGTAACTAAGGAATTTGGAGAGTCTACTGTATCTAAAATACTTGATTTAGTTCAAAATGCAAGTAGCAAAAAGGCTCCAACTGAGAACTTTATAACAAAATTTGCAAGATATTATACGCCTGTAATAGTGTTCGGTGCTTTAGCTTTAGCTATTATTCCTCCACTTGTAATTGAAGGTGCTACATTTTCAGAATGGATTTATAGAGCACTTGTATTTTTAGTAATATCATGTCCTTGTGCTTTAGTTGTATCTATACCATTAGGGTTCTTTGGAGGTATAGGAGGAGCATCTAAGAGAGGAATTCTTGTAAAAGGTGGAAACTATTTAGAAGCTTTAAATAATGTAGATACTGTAGTATTTGATAAAACAG
This window encodes:
- a CDS encoding heavy metal translocating P-type ATPase; this translates as MSKKIRKELILEGLDCASCAAKIETKVNELADVKIANLNFVTKTLTIELFDENKIESVILETKDIVKKFEPHVIVKEKIIEKVSKKVLVLMGLMCASCSAKIESKVKQIKGVKNAYIDFTAGKLIIEANKKDLNRITKEAVEIIKKIEPEVDVIDESKNNKKHKGHSHEHGHSHSHGEGDNKKELIRLLIGAAFFGIAIIFKFSFWVEFILFLMSYILIGGEILLRAGKNILRGQVFDENFLMAVATIGAFAIGEFPEGVAVMLFYQVGEFMQDIAVNRSRKSIAELMDIRPDYANLKVGEDIKKVSPDEVNIGDIIVVKPGERVPLDGIVVEGKSMVDTSALTGESMPREVNVGDEILGGFINKNGLLSIKVTKEFGESTVSKILDLVQNASSKKAPTENFITKFARYYTPVIVFGALALAIIPPLVIEGATFSEWIYRALVFLVISCPCALVVSIPLGFFGGIGGASKRGILVKGGNYLEALNNVDTVVFDKTGTLTKGVFKVTEIKEKNGISREQLLEFAAYAESYSNHPIAVSILKEYGKEVNKDDIESYDEISGHGIKAVVKGKVVIAGNDKLMKKENIDYESVDAAGTIVHIVIDKKYAGYIIISDEIKEDSERSIRELKAIGVNKTVMLTGDNKKVADSVGKKLGLDKVYAELLPQHKVELVEMLEKERQTKGKLIFVGDGINDAPVLARADIGVAMGGLGSDAAIEAADVVLMTDEPSKLVTAIRVAKRTRKIVWQNIVFSLGVKGIVLLLGALGYATMWAAVFADVGVALIAVLNAMRVLNVNNI